A genomic window from Halogeometricum borinquense DSM 11551 includes:
- a CDS encoding DUF6276 family protein has translation MNCTYCDDELVVFAVPDDLREFAPDEETASLCTTCLRLDVPAADAEIDEETDFTAVSDAFPSGRGGIVFALFVGKLDSLALNRSAIEELAVEAERAGADPFLALDRLGDDPTVDPHFDFERRRRQIESFLS, from the coding sequence GTGAACTGCACGTATTGCGACGACGAACTCGTCGTCTTTGCCGTTCCGGACGATCTCCGCGAGTTCGCGCCTGACGAGGAGACAGCGTCGCTGTGTACGACGTGTCTTCGGCTGGACGTGCCGGCCGCGGACGCTGAGATCGACGAAGAGACTGACTTTACGGCCGTCAGCGACGCCTTCCCGTCGGGACGTGGTGGTATCGTGTTCGCCTTGTTCGTGGGAAAACTTGACTCACTGGCGCTGAACCGGTCTGCTATCGAGGAACTCGCAGTCGAGGCCGAACGCGCCGGTGCCGACCCGTTCTTGGCGCTCGATAGACTCGGTGACGACCCGACTGTTGACCCACACTTTGACTTCGAGCGTCGGCGGCGACAGATCGAATCGTTTCTGTCCTGA
- a CDS encoding ATP synthase subunit A — protein sequence MSQTQKSVREDGIIASVSGPVVTARDLDARMNDVVYVGDEGLMGEVIEIEGDITTIQVYEETSGVGPGEPVENTGDPLTVDLGPGLLDTIYDGVQRPLDVLEDKMGSPYLDRGVDAPGIELDKEWDFDPEVAEGDVVEPGDVVGIVEETITIDHKVMVPPDSEGGEVTEVKSGEFTVEETVVTLDNGEEIAMRQEWPVREARPSETKKTPRTPLVSGQRILDGLFPIAKGGTAAIPGPFGSGKTVTQHQLAKYADADIIIYVGCGERGNEMTEVIDDFPELEDPSTGNPLMARTSLIANTSNMPVAARESCVYTGITIAEFYRDMGYDVALMADSTSRWAEAMREISSRLEEMPGEEGYPAYLAARLSEFYERAGYFENINGTEGSVSAIGAVSPPGGDFSEPVTQNTLRIVKTFWALDADLAERRHFPSINWNESYSLYKDQLDPWFVENVEDDWPEERQWVVDVLDEEAELQEIVQLVGKDALPEDQQLTLDVAKYLREAYLQQNAFHPTDTYCPPEKTYLILTTIHTYNDEAFKALEAGVPVEEITNVDALPRINRIGVQEDYEEYVAELKEEITEQLRELY from the coding sequence ATGAGTCAGACACAAAAGTCCGTCCGCGAGGACGGCATCATCGCAAGCGTGAGTGGTCCCGTCGTGACCGCCCGTGACCTCGACGCCCGTATGAACGACGTCGTCTACGTCGGCGACGAAGGGCTGATGGGTGAAGTCATCGAGATTGAGGGCGACATCACGACGATTCAGGTGTACGAGGAGACATCCGGCGTCGGTCCCGGCGAACCCGTCGAGAACACGGGCGACCCGCTGACCGTCGACCTCGGTCCGGGCCTACTTGACACCATCTACGACGGCGTTCAGCGTCCGCTGGACGTCCTCGAAGACAAGATGGGTAGCCCGTACCTCGACCGTGGTGTTGACGCGCCCGGTATCGAACTCGACAAAGAGTGGGACTTCGATCCCGAAGTCGCGGAAGGCGACGTCGTCGAACCCGGCGACGTTGTCGGTATCGTCGAGGAGACGATCACCATCGACCACAAGGTCATGGTGCCGCCGGACTCCGAGGGCGGCGAAGTCACCGAGGTCAAATCCGGTGAGTTCACCGTCGAAGAAACCGTCGTGACACTCGACAACGGCGAGGAAATCGCAATGCGGCAGGAGTGGCCGGTCCGTGAGGCCCGTCCCTCCGAGACGAAGAAGACGCCCCGGACGCCGCTTGTATCCGGTCAGCGCATCCTCGACGGCCTGTTCCCCATCGCAAAGGGTGGGACGGCAGCCATTCCCGGCCCGTTCGGCTCGGGGAAGACCGTCACGCAGCACCAGCTTGCCAAGTACGCTGACGCGGACATCATCATCTACGTTGGCTGTGGCGAGCGCGGTAACGAGATGACGGAAGTTATTGACGACTTCCCGGAACTCGAAGACCCCTCGACGGGGAACCCGCTCATGGCCCGGACGTCGCTCATTGCAAACACGTCCAACATGCCCGTGGCGGCCCGTGAATCCTGCGTGTACACGGGTATCACCATCGCGGAGTTCTACCGCGACATGGGGTACGACGTGGCGCTCATGGCAGACTCCACCTCGCGGTGGGCAGAGGCCATGCGCGAAATCTCCTCGCGTCTCGAAGAGATGCCCGGCGAAGAGGGGTACCCCGCGTACCTCGCCGCGCGTCTCTCCGAATTCTACGAGCGTGCTGGCTACTTCGAGAACATCAACGGCACGGAAGGATCTGTCTCCGCTATCGGGGCCGTTTCCCCGCCGGGTGGCGACTTCTCCGAGCCGGTGACGCAGAACACGCTCCGTATCGTCAAGACGTTCTGGGCGCTGGACGCCGACCTCGCGGAACGTCGGCACTTCCCGTCCATTAACTGGAACGAGTCCTACTCGCTGTACAAGGACCAGCTTGACCCGTGGTTCGTCGAGAACGTCGAGGACGACTGGCCCGAGGAGCGACAGTGGGTTGTTGACGTGCTCGACGAAGAGGCCGAACTGCAAGAGATCGTTCAGCTCGTCGGGAAGGACGCCCTCCCCGAGGACCAGCAGCTGACGCTCGACGTGGCGAAGTACCTCCGCGAGGCGTACCTGCAGCAGAACGCGTTCCACCCGACGGACACCTACTGTCCGCCGGAAAAGACGTACCTCATCCTCACGACCATCCACACCTACAACGACGAGGCGTTCAAGGCGCTCGAAGCCGGTGTGCCGGTCGAAGAGATCACCAACGTCGATGCGCTTCCGCGCATCAACCGTATCGGTGTTCAGGAGGACTACGAGGAGTACGTCGCGGAGCTCAAAGAGGAAATCACCGAACAGCTTCGGGAGCTGTACTAA
- a CDS encoding V-type ATP synthase subunit F yields the protein MSQEIAVIGSPDFTTGFRLAGVRKFENVPDESKDEQLDEAVNRTLEDEDVGIIVMHDGDLDHLSRQVRQSVETSIEPTLVTLGGGAGAGGLRDKIKRAIGIDLMEEDED from the coding sequence ATGAGTCAGGAAATCGCCGTTATCGGCAGTCCGGACTTCACGACCGGCTTCCGCCTTGCGGGGGTTCGGAAGTTCGAGAACGTGCCCGACGAATCGAAGGACGAACAGCTCGACGAGGCCGTCAACCGGACGCTGGAGGACGAGGATGTCGGCATCATCGTGATGCACGACGGTGACCTCGACCACCTCTCCCGGCAGGTCCGCCAGTCCGTCGAGACCAGCATCGAACCGACGCTGGTTACTCTCGGCGGCGGTGCGGGCGCAGGCGGCCTTCGAGACAAGATCAAACGAGCCATCGGTATCGACCTGATGGAGGAGGACGAAGACTAA
- the prf1 gene encoding peptide chain release factor aRF-1, protein MSTDAGDANEDRRKYEFRKVIEELDDYEGSGTQLVTIYIPDDKQISDVVAHVTQEHSEASNIKSKQTRTNVQDALTSIKDRLRYYDTFPPDNGIVIFSGAVNSGGGQTDMVTRVLDSPPEPIQSFRYHCDSNFLTQPLEDMLSDKGLFGLIVLDRREANVGWLRGKRVEPVKSASSLVPGKQRKGGQSAQRFARLRLEAIDNFYQEVAGMANDLFVPERHEMGGILVGGPSPTKDEFLDGDYLHHELGDLVVGKFDVSYTDESGLYDLVDAAQEVLADQEVMKDKSQMEEFFEKLHTGEQATYGFGPTRKNLIMGSVDRLLLSEDLRSDVVVYECPNGHEEYEVVDRRHGDPGHDCTECGEEAEKTDREDVIEHLMEIAEQRGTETKFISTDFEKGEQLYDAFGGVAGILRYSTGV, encoded by the coding sequence ATGAGTACTGACGCCGGCGATGCGAACGAGGACCGTCGGAAGTACGAGTTCCGAAAGGTCATCGAGGAACTCGACGACTACGAAGGGTCCGGAACGCAACTCGTCACCATCTACATTCCAGACGATAAACAGATTTCCGACGTGGTGGCGCACGTCACGCAGGAGCACTCGGAGGCGTCCAACATCAAGTCCAAGCAGACGCGGACGAACGTGCAGGACGCTCTCACCTCAATCAAGGACCGTCTCCGCTACTACGACACGTTCCCCCCGGACAACGGAATCGTCATCTTCTCCGGCGCGGTCAACTCCGGCGGCGGCCAGACCGATATGGTCACGCGGGTGTTGGATAGCCCGCCCGAACCGATCCAGTCGTTCCGCTACCACTGTGACTCGAACTTCCTGACGCAACCGTTAGAGGACATGCTGAGCGACAAGGGCCTGTTCGGCCTCATCGTCCTCGACCGCCGCGAGGCGAACGTCGGTTGGTTGCGCGGCAAGCGCGTCGAACCGGTCAAGTCAGCGTCGTCGCTTGTCCCCGGGAAACAGCGCAAAGGTGGCCAGTCCGCCCAGCGTTTCGCTCGACTCCGTCTCGAAGCTATCGACAACTTCTATCAGGAGGTCGCCGGGATGGCCAACGACCTGTTCGTCCCCGAGCGGCACGAGATGGGCGGGATCCTCGTTGGCGGCCCCTCGCCGACGAAAGACGAGTTCCTCGACGGCGACTATCTCCACCACGAACTCGGCGACCTCGTCGTCGGCAAGTTCGACGTCTCCTACACCGACGAGTCCGGGCTGTACGACCTCGTAGACGCGGCACAGGAGGTCCTGGCCGACCAAGAGGTGATGAAGGACAAATCCCAGATGGAGGAGTTCTTCGAGAAACTCCACACGGGAGAGCAAGCCACCTACGGGTTCGGTCCCACGCGGAAGAACCTCATCATGGGCTCTGTGGATCGGTTACTCCTCTCGGAGGACCTTCGTTCGGACGTGGTCGTCTACGAGTGCCCCAACGGACACGAGGAGTACGAAGTTGTGGACCGCCGCCACGGTGACCCCGGCCACGACTGCACCGAGTGCGGTGAGGAAGCCGAGAAGACCGACCGAGAGGACGTGATCGAACACCTCATGGAAATCGCCGAACAGCGCGGTACCGAGACGAAGTTCATCTCGACGGACTTCGAGAAAGGTGAGCAGTTGTACGACGCGTTCGGCGGCGTTGCGGGTATTCTGCGATACTCTACCGGCGTCTAA
- a CDS encoding V-type ATP synthase subunit C, whose product MSAAGGSNPEYVNARVRARQSALFSDEEYRKLVRMGPAEIARFMEESEYEEEINALGSRFSGVDLIEYSLNKNLAKQFNDILKWADGRLYDLIARYLRKFDAWNVKTVIRGIYSDAEREDVDSDLIRAGEFDDDFLDRLLDATTIEEVVDRLNGTMFDVDLEAAFEDYEETDVLVPLENAIDRAYYESLLEGLVVDEATQQYREYLEAEIDFRNARNALRLARSGADIDPADYYIDGGSLFSASELVTLAQNTDELVSKIRDSKYGNELSNALDALEAADSLIGFERALETALLEYAEGLGYVYPLSVSPVISYILAKEREVDNIRAIARGREAGLSEDEIEEELVIQ is encoded by the coding sequence ATGAGTGCTGCCGGCGGTTCCAATCCCGAGTACGTAAACGCTCGCGTCAGAGCGCGCCAGAGCGCGCTGTTTAGTGACGAGGAGTACCGCAAGCTGGTTCGGATGGGGCCGGCCGAAATCGCCCGCTTTATGGAGGAGTCGGAGTACGAAGAAGAGATCAACGCGCTCGGATCCCGATTCTCGGGTGTTGACCTCATCGAGTACTCGTTGAACAAGAATCTCGCAAAACAGTTCAACGATATCCTCAAGTGGGCGGACGGCCGTCTGTACGACCTCATCGCTCGCTATCTGCGCAAGTTCGACGCGTGGAACGTCAAGACCGTCATTCGCGGTATCTACTCGGACGCCGAACGCGAGGATGTTGATTCCGACCTCATCCGCGCGGGCGAGTTCGACGACGACTTCCTCGACCGGTTGCTCGACGCAACCACTATCGAGGAAGTTGTCGACCGCCTCAACGGTACGATGTTCGATGTCGACCTCGAAGCGGCGTTCGAGGATTACGAGGAAACGGACGTGCTTGTTCCCCTCGAAAACGCCATCGACCGTGCCTACTACGAGAGCCTGCTCGAAGGACTCGTCGTTGACGAGGCGACACAGCAGTACCGCGAGTACCTCGAAGCGGAGATCGACTTCCGGAACGCCCGGAACGCGCTCCGTCTTGCGCGCAGTGGCGCGGACATCGACCCCGCCGATTACTACATCGATGGGGGGTCGCTGTTCTCCGCGTCCGAACTGGTGACGCTGGCACAGAACACCGACGAACTCGTCTCAAAAATCCGCGATTCGAAGTACGGCAACGAGCTCTCGAACGCGCTTGACGCACTCGAAGCGGCTGACAGCCTCATCGGCTTCGAGCGCGCACTTGAGACCGCGTTGCTCGAATACGCGGAGGGACTTGGTTACGTGTATCCGCTGTCGGTGAGTCCGGTTATCTCGTACATCCTCGCCAAAGAGCGTGAGGTGGACAACATCCGGGCCATCGCTCGCGGCCGCGAAGCAGGCCTCTCTGAAGACGAGATCGAGGAGGAGTTGGTCATCCAATGA
- a CDS encoding V-type ATP synthase subunit D: MAEDVKPTRKNLMAIEDRIELSERGHDTLEQKRDGLIMEFMDILDQAQDVRSELNENYETAQSKINMARAMEGDVAVRGAAAALKEHPEITTQSKNIMGVVVPQIESSRVKKSLDQRGYGLLGSSARIDEAADAYEELLESIILAAEVETAMKKMLEEIETTKRRVNALEFKLLPDLYENKEYIEQKLEEQEREEIFRLKKIKAKKEEEAKAEAEEEAAEASAAETVPADD; this comes from the coding sequence ATGGCCGAAGACGTCAAACCGACTCGGAAGAACCTGATGGCGATAGAGGACCGCATCGAACTCTCCGAGCGAGGACACGACACGCTGGAACAGAAGCGTGACGGCCTCATCATGGAGTTCATGGATATCCTCGACCAAGCGCAGGACGTCCGTTCCGAACTCAACGAGAACTACGAGACCGCGCAGTCGAAGATCAACATGGCCCGCGCGATGGAAGGTGACGTGGCGGTTCGCGGTGCCGCTGCGGCCCTGAAGGAACACCCCGAGATCACGACGCAGTCGAAGAATATCATGGGCGTCGTTGTCCCGCAAATCGAGTCTTCGCGCGTGAAGAAGTCGCTGGACCAGCGTGGGTACGGACTTCTCGGATCTTCCGCGCGCATTGACGAGGCGGCCGACGCCTACGAGGAACTCCTCGAATCTATCATTCTCGCTGCCGAGGTGGAGACGGCGATGAAGAAGATGCTCGAAGAGATCGAGACGACGAAGCGCCGTGTCAACGCGCTCGAATTCAAGCTTCTTCCCGACCTGTACGAGAACAAAGAGTACATCGAGCAGAAACTCGAAGAGCAGGAACGCGAGGAGATTTTCCGCCTGAAGAAGATCAAGGCGAAGAAGGAAGAAGAAGCGAAGGCCGAAGCCGAGGAAGAGGCCGCCGAGGCGTCCGCCGCCGAGACGGTTCCGGCCGACGACTGA
- a CDS encoding V-type ATP synthase subunit E, which translates to MSLDNVVEDIRDEARARAEEIREDGEQRAEEIIEEAETDAEELLESRKTDVERQVEQEREQALSSAKLEAKQKRLEARRDVLEDVRGQVEEELAALSGDRRETLTRSLLDEAADEFDDDADVVVYGRESDQSLIEDILEEHDGYEFGGTYECLGGVVVESQQSRVRVNNTFDSVLEGVWEDNLKEVSSRLFDQ; encoded by the coding sequence ATGAGTTTGGATAACGTCGTCGAAGACATCCGAGACGAAGCCCGCGCGCGTGCGGAGGAAATTCGAGAGGACGGAGAGCAACGCGCCGAAGAAATCATCGAGGAGGCCGAGACGGATGCAGAAGAGCTCCTCGAATCGCGCAAGACCGACGTCGAACGTCAGGTCGAACAGGAGCGCGAGCAAGCGCTCTCCAGCGCGAAACTGGAGGCAAAGCAGAAGCGCCTCGAAGCACGCCGTGACGTCCTCGAGGACGTTCGCGGACAAGTCGAGGAGGAGCTCGCCGCGCTCTCCGGTGACCGACGCGAAACGCTCACCCGTTCGCTGCTCGACGAAGCGGCCGACGAGTTCGACGACGACGCCGATGTCGTTGTCTACGGCCGCGAATCCGACCAATCGCTCATCGAGGACATCCTCGAAGAGCACGACGGCTACGAGTTCGGAGGCACGTACGAGTGTCTCGGTGGCGTCGTCGTCGAGAGTCAGCAGTCGCGCGTTCGGGTGAACAACACGTTCGACTCCGTCCTTGAGGGCGTCTGGGAGGACAACCTCAAGGAAGTGAGTTCCCGATTGTTCGACCAATGA
- a CDS encoding ATP synthase subunit B has protein sequence MKEYQTISEISGPLVFAEVDEPIGYDEIVEIETPQGETKRGQVLESSDGVVAIQVFEGTTGIDKNASVRFLGETMKMPVTEDLLGRVLDGSGQPIDGGPEIVPDDRHDIVGAAINPYSREYPEEFIQTGVAAVDGMNTLVRGQKLPIFSASGLPHNDLALQIARQATVPEEAAEEGEEGSEFAVVFGAMGITAEEANEFMDDFERTGALERSVVFMNLADDPAVERTVTPRMALTTAEYLAFEKDYHVLVILTDMTNYCEALREIGAAREEVPGRRGYPGYMYTDLAQLYERAGRIEGREGSVTQIPILTMPGDDDTHPIPDLTGYITEGQIYVDRDLHSQGVQPPVNVLPSLSRLMDDGIGEGLTREDHADVSDQMYAAYAEGEDLRDLVNIVGREALSERDNKYLDFADRFEDEFVDQGFDTDRSIDETLEIGWDLLSMLPEEELNRIDEDLIDEHYREGETAEEVTAD, from the coding sequence ATGAAAGAGTACCAGACAATCTCCGAGATCAGCGGCCCGCTGGTGTTCGCCGAAGTCGACGAGCCGATCGGTTACGACGAAATCGTCGAGATCGAGACGCCGCAGGGCGAGACCAAGCGTGGTCAGGTTCTCGAATCATCCGATGGCGTCGTCGCCATTCAGGTGTTCGAGGGAACCACCGGTATCGACAAGAACGCGTCCGTCCGTTTCCTGGGCGAGACGATGAAGATGCCCGTCACCGAGGACCTCCTCGGGCGGGTCCTCGACGGTTCCGGCCAGCCTATCGACGGTGGCCCGGAAATCGTCCCTGACGACCGACACGACATCGTCGGCGCGGCGATCAACCCGTACTCCCGCGAGTATCCTGAGGAGTTCATCCAGACCGGCGTCGCCGCCGTTGACGGCATGAACACGCTCGTTCGCGGACAGAAGCTCCCCATCTTCTCGGCATCGGGGCTTCCGCACAACGACCTCGCACTCCAGATTGCCCGTCAGGCAACGGTGCCTGAGGAAGCGGCAGAAGAGGGCGAAGAAGGGTCCGAGTTCGCAGTGGTGTTCGGCGCGATGGGCATCACGGCAGAAGAGGCCAACGAGTTCATGGACGACTTCGAGCGCACCGGCGCGCTGGAGCGCTCTGTGGTCTTCATGAACCTCGCGGACGACCCCGCTGTCGAGCGGACGGTCACGCCGCGGATGGCACTCACCACCGCCGAGTACCTCGCGTTCGAGAAGGACTACCACGTGCTGGTCATCCTGACGGACATGACCAACTACTGTGAGGCACTGCGCGAAATCGGTGCCGCACGTGAAGAGGTTCCGGGTCGTCGTGGATACCCGGGGTACATGTACACTGACCTTGCGCAGCTCTACGAGCGCGCAGGTCGTATCGAGGGCCGTGAGGGGTCTGTCACACAGATTCCCATTCTCACGATGCCCGGCGACGACGACACGCACCCCATCCCGGACCTGACCGGGTACATCACTGAGGGGCAGATCTACGTTGACCGTGACCTTCACAGCCAGGGCGTCCAGCCTCCGGTCAACGTGCTTCCAAGCCTCTCGCGGCTTATGGACGACGGTATCGGCGAGGGCCTCACCCGTGAGGACCACGCCGACGTGTCCGACCAGATGTACGCCGCGTACGCCGAGGGTGAGGACCTGCGCGACCTCGTCAACATTGTTGGCCGCGAGGCGCTGTCCGAACGCGACAACAAGTACCTCGACTTCGCCGACCGCTTCGAGGACGAGTTCGTCGATCAGGGCTTCGACACGGATCGATCTATCGACGAGACGCTCGAAATCGGCTGGGACCTCCTGTCGATGCTTCCGGAGGAGGAACTCAACCGTATCGACGAGGACCTCATCGACGAGCACTACCGCGAAGGCGAGACGGCCGAAGAAGTCACGGCCGACTGA
- the minD gene encoding cell division ATPase MinD: MFDVGESERLDMGRVYAVVSAKGGVGKTTTTTNLAAALAASGADVAVVDGDLGMANLAGSLGVDSSGATLHDVLAGEAELEAATRGGPHGMTVVPGSADLDAFARADPEGLHDVLSALRENHDYVLLDTGAGLSNDTVVPLTYVDEILLVSTTGRDALGDTEKTRQVAARLDVPVAGAVITRVDPDNPQQSAVESTLDATVLSSIPRADVVRNAGDAGEPLTTYAPGSSAAAAYRALAADLTGESLPNADSSPMPETAASATDGAVDAASTSDSVATAGNGAVESDPTSEAAAAETDETTATDGPSDDSQDEEEIIVAGDHEADGEPGDVRTASDDEASDEPAADPLGDARGVDANEVADVDTADEPLIDRDGDTVAADSTTEPTTDPVDVEAADAESTDDEPLIETADSADDSDADGDSDDSDEQADTDEEAATAEEADTDEGTDADETDEEEGVYTTSLADGMDDDEEQDEKKGLFGRFLG, encoded by the coding sequence ATGTTCGACGTGGGAGAGTCCGAACGACTAGACATGGGACGGGTGTACGCAGTCGTCAGCGCAAAAGGCGGCGTGGGGAAAACCACGACGACAACCAACCTCGCGGCGGCGCTGGCCGCTTCGGGTGCGGATGTCGCTGTGGTCGATGGTGACCTCGGGATGGCGAACCTTGCGGGGTCGCTGGGCGTCGATTCGTCGGGGGCGACGCTCCACGACGTACTCGCGGGCGAGGCCGAGCTTGAAGCGGCCACCCGGGGGGGACCGCACGGAATGACCGTTGTTCCGGGGTCGGCTGATTTAGATGCCTTTGCTCGTGCGGACCCAGAGGGTCTCCACGATGTTCTTTCGGCACTCCGCGAAAATCACGACTACGTGCTGCTCGACACGGGTGCTGGCCTCAGTAATGACACCGTCGTCCCCCTGACGTACGTAGACGAAATACTCCTCGTCTCTACGACCGGCCGCGATGCGCTCGGCGATACAGAGAAGACACGACAGGTCGCGGCGCGTCTTGACGTTCCCGTCGCGGGCGCGGTCATCACTCGCGTTGACCCCGATAACCCACAGCAGTCAGCCGTCGAATCGACGCTTGACGCAACTGTTCTCTCATCTATTCCGCGGGCGGATGTCGTCCGAAACGCAGGCGACGCGGGCGAACCGCTGACGACGTACGCGCCGGGGAGTTCCGCAGCAGCGGCGTACCGCGCGCTTGCGGCCGATTTGACCGGCGAGTCGCTTCCGAACGCCGACTCCTCCCCGATGCCCGAAACGGCCGCATCCGCGACGGACGGGGCAGTTGACGCCGCCTCGACATCTGACTCGGTTGCGACAGCGGGAAACGGGGCCGTTGAATCCGACCCGACCTCTGAAGCGGCCGCGGCCGAGACCGACGAAACGACGGCCACGGACGGACCGTCCGACGACAGTCAGGACGAAGAGGAAATCATTGTCGCCGGTGATCACGAGGCGGACGGCGAACCGGGCGATGTTAGGACAGCGTCCGACGACGAGGCGTCCGATGAACCGGCCGCGGACCCGCTCGGCGACGCTCGGGGCGTCGATGCGAACGAAGTCGCTGACGTTGACACCGCAGACGAACCGCTCATTGACCGCGACGGTGACACCGTTGCGGCTGACTCCACGACCGAACCCACTACGGACCCCGTAGATGTCGAAGCTGCGGACGCCGAATCTACGGACGACGAACCACTGATCGAGACAGCCGATTCGGCCGATGACTCGGACGCAGACGGCGACTCCGACGACTCGGACGAGCAAGCAGACACCGATGAGGAGGCGGCCACTGCTGAGGAAGCGGACACCGATGAGGGAACGGACGCCGACGAAACAGACGAAGAGGAAGGCGTCTACACTACCTCGCTAGCCGATGGGATGGACGATGACGAAGAGCAGGACGAAAAGAAGGGGCTGTTCGGTCGCTTCCTCGGCTGA